A genomic stretch from Ooceraea biroi isolate clonal line C1 chromosome 3, Obir_v5.4, whole genome shotgun sequence includes:
- the LOC105277210 gene encoding endocuticle structural glycoprotein SgAbd-2 — protein sequence MNALTIVSLCVLAVAALAAPPKQDEPIPILASSLDGPNPDGSYSYSYQTGNGIQAQEQGQLAKISPTEDAIRVQGSFGYSDPDGQSIGIGYIADENGFQPKGDHLPTPPPVPAGILRALEYIAKHPEEDNLRK from the exons ATGAACGCTCTG ACGATCGTATCTCTCTGCGTGCTCGCAGTGGCTGCACTCGCTGCGCCACCAAAGCAGGACGAGCCGATCCCCATCCTGGCTTCGAGCCTGGACGGACCAAACCCGGACGGTTCATACAGCTACAGCTACCAGACCGGAAATGGCATTCAAGCGCAGGAACAGGGCCAGCTCGCTAAAATCTCCCCTACTGAAGACGCTATTCGCGTTCAGGGATCTTTCGGCTATTCCGACCCTGACGGCCAATCCATTGGTATAGGCTACATCGCCGACGAGAACGGTTTCCAACCTAAGGGTGATCATCTTCCAACCCCGCCTCCGGTTCCCGCCGGTATCCTGAGGGCCCTAGAGTACATCGCTAAACATCCCGAAGAGGACAATCTGCGGAAGTGA